Sequence from the Actinocatenispora sera genome:
TGGGGCCGCGCAGATCCAGCCACCCGGCGCTGGCCTGCACCCGCAGCCGGACCGCCCCGGTCGGCGCCGGCGCGAGCCCGCTGCCGGTGAAGAACTTGCCGGCCAGCCCCAGGTGCACGTGCAGCCGCAGCAGCTCGCCGCCGGTGGTGCGATACCGGTGGTACAGGTGCTTCCCGTACGCGTCGGTGCCGGTCAGCGTGGCCCCGTCGAGCCGGGCCGCCCCGGCCGCGAACCTGCCCTGCGGGCTGGACACCGCAAGCGGCACCCCGCGCAGCAGCCGCCGGTGCTCGCGCGCCAGCCGATGAATCGTGTGTCCCTCGGGCACCGCGCCTCCCCTACCCGAAACCGCGGCAACTCTAGCGCGCGGGGACGTGCTGCCGGCAACGGGAAGGGCCACGGTCGGGGGCGGTGCACGCGGCCCGACGCCCGAGGTCGTGCGCCAGGTGACCGACCCGGCCCCGCGGTACCGACCAGTGACTCCCGATGCCACTGCCGGTCAGCGACTCCACTGCCGGGCAGCGGCTGCCGGTGCGGGTGCCGGTCAGCGGCTCTCGGTGTCGGTGCCGGCGGCCAGCGCGGCGAAGTAGTCGGCGAGGCGGCGGTGACCGATCGGGGCACCGACCATGTCCCGGCGGAGCGATTCGCCGAAGAACGTCAGGAATCCCGCGGCGTTGCGGTTGACCGGCCGCAGCGCCGCGGCCAGCGCCCGCACCGGCCAGAACGGTATGTGCAGGACACGGCGACGGCGCCCGAGCACCTGCTGGGCGAGCTCGACGATCTCGGCGGCCGTGTAGGTGTCCGGGCCGCCGAAGCCGAACTCGGTGTCGCGCCTGGTGTCGTCCCGGATCGACGCGGCGACGAGGTCGCCGATGTCGCGCGGGTGCACCGGATTGATCCGGTGGTGGCCGTCGCCGAACACCATGCCGGCACCGCGGCCGGCGAGCCGGAAGATCTCGCCCATGTCGTTGAAAGCACCGGTCGGGCGCAACACCGTCCAGCCGGTACCGCTGTCGACGAGCCGACGGGTGAACTCCTCCCGCGGCCGCAGGATCGGCACCCGCTGGGCCAGTTCCGCGGCGTGCAGCACGCTGACGAAGAAGAACCGGCCCACCCCGGCCTGCCGCGCCCGGTCGAGGATGTTGAGGTTCGCGCCGAGGTCGACCTGCTCGGGCGTCGGCTTGGCGCGCAACGTC
This genomic interval carries:
- a CDS encoding SDR family oxidoreductase; translation: MDHDPRVLVAGATGYIGRNLAVALHEAGFRVRALARDPRRLEPIRDACDEVFVGAATRPETLTGLCDGVDAVVSSIGLRTLRAKPTPEQVDLGANLNILDRARQAGVGRFFFVSVLHAAELAQRVPILRPREEFTRRLVDSGTGWTVLRPTGAFNDMGEIFRLAGRGAGMVFGDGHHRINPVHPRDIGDLVAASIRDDTRRDTEFGFGGPDTYTAAEIVELAQQVLGRRRRVLHIPFWPVRALAAALRPVNRNAAGFLTFFGESLRRDMVGAPIGHRRLADYFAALAAGTDTESR